The genomic DNA TGAATGTCAAACCTAATAAAGTAGTAATAAAAGTTATCACTATATGCTATCTAATCGGGCAGACGGTCTATTTTCTCATGGGAACTATCGTATCAAACCAGATAGAGCCTGTTCTTTACCCTCGGTCTATTTTTCCCCGAAATAAAAGTTCGAAACCAATTTCCCTCTGAGTCGAAAGTTCGAAAGCTATATCTCCCCGATTCTGGATTATAGCGGTATAATGTCTAAACCAGAGACCAAACCATATATGTTCTAAAAATAAACCAATTGTTGAACCAAATTCCTCCACCTACCCGACCCGTTTATCATAAAACCCAGaatcaaaacctaaaatcaaTTTTCACTTCTTGCATAATCGATTCTTCTTATtgaatttgcttcttcttcttgaatttgcttcttctttcacGAGTTCGAGTATCACAATGAGTAATGTGTCAACAAATTCCACCGAATCAAGTTTCCGTGCAAGAGGAAGGGTTATCGGTGTGCCAAAGAGATGTTGGTGCGGGGAAGGAATCATGGCTTTGACATCGAAGTCCGATTCGAATCCGTACCGGAGATATTATCGGTGTGGGTTTGCAGTAGCCAATAAGGTAActgttttttctaattttgtgtataacatttgatttgtttttctaattttgtgtaTAACATTTGGGTTGTTGCAGCTTAGAAACGATGAACACACATTTAAATGGGTTGATGAAGCTTTTGTCAATGAGATAGATACATTAGATGCAAAGACTGTTGAACTTGAGAAGCAGCTGAAAGATATCAGAACAGAGAGATTTGAGTTGGAAAAGATGGTttatgagaagatggagaaggagatatTTGAGAAGGTTGAAGATGCTTTGGATGAAGCCAAATCAAGCAATAAGAGAATGATGCTTATCATAGTATTCTTATGTATGATCATGATTGGTCTCAGTAAGCTACTAGGTTGAACAAGAGATTCAGtgttgttgttagtttgttgtTGCTATGAAGACAAttgttgttagtttgttgtTGCTATTGTGGTAATGAGAATGAGAAGTTAAATTTCAGAATTATGATATTGATCATAGCCGTTCATAAAAcattcaccaaaatacatcACTAGCAAGTTttaagaagagacaaaagaaaaaagacataGGGAATTACAAGTCTATGTGGTCGAAAATACATTAAGGCAACCACAAAATTAGAACTTGATTAAGCTTGAGTGAGTGAACCTTCACTTGGTTCTCCTTGACTtggctgcaaaaaaaaaattaaaacattgtaacattagtaaaccaaaacaaactctATAAACTGAAACCATGAAAAGGAAAATCATTCACCTTGGCAAACTCTTTCTTGTGGAACCTAGAATTATGATTCGCTTCTCCACAAAAGCCATAATGCAggattcttttcttctcctttggtttcttcttagttGGCGACTCATTGgcacccttcttcttctttttgtcagGCTTTTTCTTCGTACCTTTATCTTGATCTTCATCATCTGGTATACACACATTAGGAGCATTTGTCTCAGGCCAAAACCTTGGACCTCTCTGTGGAACCAGGCCTTCGGTGTAGTTTCTTCTCCACATAGCTGTCCTGAACCATTGACAGACATAGTTCTCGGCTACAAGTGTTTTCTCGATGATGACTGCATAGGCATGTTCACATGGGATGCCACATATCTGCCACTTCATGCAGGAACAAACCATCTTCTTAAGGCAGACTCTATGTTTATCTAAACCATGATGTACTTCATATGTTCCATTTGTGCTTGAATAAACCTTCGACTCACACGCATACTTATGCTCTTTAGCTAGAAACAATGCAACATATGGAGTGCAGATCCCTGCAAACAAACAATGCAATCATTATTGTTTAAAACGAGACCTGTGtgagaaacaatcaaaccattgataatactaaaaatcattgaaattaCCTGTGTGAGAATAAGATTCTGCAGACCTTCTGGCAATCCTCACCATCGCAAGTCGTCTGATTGTCTCTAGCATAGCAATAAATGGTTTCTCCCTTGCCTTGTTAATGGAGCTGTTAAAAGACTCTGTGGGGTTATTATCAACATCTTCACAATAACTCTCAATCTTGTGGAATGCCCTACAccatttttttggatttgtccTCATGACATCATTGTATACACCAATATCATAACAGTAGATCCTCTCCAAGTGCCGCTTATAATCCGTCTCATTGTAAGACCAAGCCAAATCCCACAAAAGTGGCTTCATCCGAGTTTTATTTCCATGatgcttcttcaagttcccGTAGATGTGTTGTACACACATTCGATGCTCCATCTTTGGTAATTCCAGCTGAACAGCTTTGATCAATCCctacaaaataagaataatcATTTAAAGGTACCATAAAAAATACACAATCAAAATCAGTTACAAACcatgataataataatttacctTTTGCCTATCAGAGACCATAATGAAGCCGTCACCATCATTTAGTCCAAGGTCAGTCTTCAGCAACTTCATAAACCAAACCCAATTGTCGGTGTTCTCAACTTTTACAACCCCCCATGCTATTGGATAAATACCATTGTTAGCATCTCTACCTAAAGCTACCAAAAGCTGTCCCTTGACCTTATTCTATAGGAAGCAACCATCCATTCCTATTAAAGGTCTACAAGTCTCTTTCCATGTTCTTCTTATGTtgtcaaaacaaacatagaaccTATTGAACATGTCTTTCCCTCCATCATCAGTCACACATTCAACCTCTACATGTGAAGCCTTGTTAGATTCTAATATCTCAGCagcataatctcttaatctagcAAACTGTTCATCATACTCCTTATCAATCCAAATTAGTGCCTTCTTTCTAGTCGCCTGACATTGATGCCTAGTGACACTAATCTTCCACCTTTCCTTTATGATTTCTTCCATTTTCATTGGCATGAAGTACTCAGGATTATCTCTAATCTTATCAAGAAACAACCTAGCTATATGTGGAACCTTGAACATCTCACATTCTCCATTAGGGATACAACTATGCTTATCATTAAACTTTCTAATCCTCCACATGTTATCACTTGGCAGAATTGCGGCATACACCTTCCACTCACACCGTGAACCATCATCTCCATTACAACCAACACACATAAAGCCAATTTTATCTTTATCATACCTGTATTGCTTCAAATTGTTTCCAGTTCTGAGAACATAGTCCGTCACTGCTTCTTTGAAAGCAACTCCACTGAAGAATGTCTGCTTATCATACAAATGCCCATCACCGTGCCTGATATGTGTATGAACTGGCTCTGTACCGTCACCGTTTTCATCGGTATCACTCTCCGGATACACATCATGGCGGACTGGTGGTTCATCGACGAACTCATTCACCAACTGGTCGATGTGAAATTCATCTCTGTCATGTGCTTCTTCATCAAAATCTCCTCTGAAGTCTGCATATGCCAGGACAATCGCCATTGAAGCTGTTTTCCCAAAGAAATTTAAGCAAAGAATTAAGCTTTGATCTAGGGTTCTTCgcaaatttggggatttttagttttagggatttttggATAGTGAATCGAAGTTTAACGGGTCGAAGTcaggtttattttggtttaatttgggtttagttttcttctaaTCGGTTAAGTAAATAGTAAACCGATATATGGGTTAATTTATGAAATAGAATTAAACTGTGGAGATATAGCTTTCGAACTTTCGACTCGGGGGGAAATTGATTTCGAACTTTTATTTCGAGAAAAAATAGACCGAGGATAAAGAACGAGTTCTATCTGGTTCGATACGATAGTTTCCATGGGAAAATAGAATGTCTGTCCCTATCTAATCTATTTACATACtggaaataaatttaaatcttatTACTATGTATATCGTTCAATAAGTTGCTTTTATTGCTTTCACATTCCACctatttatctattattttttcAGTTGACAAAATTTCCAcagtttattgttttttttgttgtcaaaaaaattacCTCAGCctattaaaaatgttaaaatgtgTATTATATTGTTTCAAACGGTAAGCTCAAAACTCTATGAAATGGTTTTTAACATCGATAATATTACTCTTCTAACCACAAGTTATtgttctcatatatattatatatatatataaagctatgATAATTACATAGATCAGATGTCAAActtaataaattagaaatgtaACTAGTTAACgactaatgttttgttttttgcattTTGTATAATTACTAAAACAGCAGAacagtaagaagaaaaaaaaacaaagaaaataataaatagaagtGACTTCTCCAACTTGACTTGCCTAAATTACATGTACTAATGTATGCTTTACGTATTATCATGGACATACAGGtcgttattatatatatatatatatatatatgtagttatgCACATTTCTAATTTAGTTGAAGATACAACTCAGATTGTTTTTCCCACTGATACAACTCAGAATTGCTGTTTGGCAGCTACAAAACTATCAGCCAGACTCACACAAATAGAGTTTGAGTGCAAACTAATCTCACTTCACTTAAAACTACAGCAAAAGTTAATTGTTTTATCGTTTGTTCGTTTCTAGATCTAGACATCAATTACTTTATATATACGACCGGTGGATAAACTATATGTTAACTCCCTCCGTCAACTATATAATAGAAGAACTATGTATTCCGAATAACCAATTTTGATTGAAattaaattgaataacaaaaaaaaatgttttagacGCACAAAGCAAATCAATCGActattgtaaataagttttacTCTCttcaattaatgtttttaaaaaataaaaataccagCTTTTattaatagtaattattaatgataaaagaatgcaaacaaataaaacaatatagcTTGTCATCTGAGGACATTCCCATCGGAACATATTGTTTCTCAAATATACATCAGTCAGggattaaatattattaattaaagccCCAAAGATACTACTTAAATTTATAAGGCAATGGCTTTTTCGTTTTGGGCTGTTTGACTGTTGATTGTCGATGGAGTCTCTAAGATGACACCGAGTAAGATCTTGCCACGTACAAAAAGGCACTATTACTTCGTTCAAAGTGGTCGTTTTGTGTTCTTTTCCCCCCCCATAATACTGTGAAAGCTAAAAGCTCTCCCTATTTATTACTATTACCGTTGTTTGTAAGGATGAAACGTTTTTAATTGGTTGGGAAGTACAAAAGCAAGTGGGACCCATTACCAAAAATACGATCACCTGAGTGGAACGGTGCCGTGGCCGTGACACAACCGGCGACAACTCGGTCAAACCGGAGAGCTTTTTGCCTCTTTGACCTTCTTCCTACGTGTCGTGTCAGTTTACTTTTCCAAACCGCGCAGCGCAGTTAAAGATACTACTACTATACTAGGTTTTAGACGATAACAAGATAAAACTTACATTCGTTTTCTCTGATTAAAGAAGCTAAAAAgataagattaaatatatacggtcaaaagaaaaaagaaaaagcaaacctGAAGAAATTTCtcatttataaaaagaaatgcaaatacattattataaaatataaagaaagaaaaaatgagaagATTTGTGAGATAGCTATAGGAttaggatgaagaagaaaaaaaagaagaagaagaagagagagaggtaaaGTAGTAAAAAGAATGATTCGGCGGGAGGCCGTTGATTGCGGTTGGGGGAATAAAGCCATCTGACAAGGAGGCTTGTCCGTTTTGACTCCCCCCcttaatttctcttcttttgtccttttcttcttcttcttctactacttcttGTAACCACCACGTACGTATCCCTCTCCACTACTAATTCAAAATACTACTATTATAATACTAATGTTAAATTACAATTTCActttgtttaataagttatataacACGTTGGTAGTACTTACTAAAACATACTGTACTGCAGTAGTAGTTATATAAGGCAAGGCACACAAATCAATTTAAGTAGTACTATATCAacttagaaagaaaaacaaaataaagcatTGATacataatttgattcaaatcTCACCttaagagtgtttttttttgtttcaacaaGGCTTTGAGTTGGATGGAGTTTTCTATTTGTGAATCAAAAGGTATACTGGTAAGTGGTAACTAGTGCTCATTGATGGAAGAATTAGATAAAGAAAGAGGTGATGGaactgaaaatattaaaaaaaaaaaaaaagggaagaagagaagagtgttCGGTTGTCGGTTTGTCGGGTTAACCCACTTTGATAGATGGTTAAGCCAGAAGAAAACCAGATGTCAAAGCTGCTCGTCAACGTGTTTTCCCATTGTCATCTTTTTACGTtactctctctctgtctctctgtttAGCAATTATACATCAACATTGCTCTCTATATCTATGTTTCATCTTAGCcaaaaaatataccaaattacactatttttttcaaacttactaaattttttcttcttctaaaattCACAACTGTTCAATGATACTACTAGTATAGGTTTTGAGAACTATACCAGTAGTATTTTGAGAACTAAATGGAGCGtcttaaagttattaaaatgaTACTACTGGTATAGGTTTCTATGAAAAAGAGGACCTagcattttttttggtagttgaTTCCTGTATAAACCCTATAAAGCAATGAAGTGTGCAAGGTTCTTCACGATAAGGGGAGTGGGGTAATAAGGAGAATTTACACAAAAGCGAACAAAATCAGTTGGGGGCAAAATCACACCTTTATTCCTCGTCTTCACACTCACCATATAACGccttgataataataatatatagtattaatctTATTAATTAACCACTAATATGGAGTAAACAAATCTAGTTTTAGACGGTAGTATGACCATTACTTTATGTGAATGTAAACACATTCATTTTACCACCTCGCCGCCCCTATatgtgaaaagagagagagacgtaaAGATTCATGGGAACACTCACATGACTTTgttctttccatttttcttttctttcaaaaataataaatcattattttttttttgttaaagaataaatcattattttttcaaaatgtttttgtaattaCTCTCTCAGGagttcctttaaaaaaaaaaaatgacgttacgtctttaagaaaaaaaaaagaataactgTTTTTccaattaatttatgataattaatgCCGAAGACATAAATTTCCACctgattaattaactaattaaatcttctatatatatttcaaaaatcattgTCTTAAACGTATGTACATAGGTGATGTAGTACATTTCAAAAGTTCGATCAACGAATTAAATAACTACTTAATAATAATCACACtcaaatagtaataataataaaaaaaaacattatgaaaagaaaagaaaaaaacataaatacataataataatgaatgaaaaggaaactaaaataataataataataataaaatcattaaatgaaagCTAACTGTCAAAAAAATTAGTGTCGCTTGGTACCTTCCTGCTTTCTCCTTCCTCCTTCAGAGTACTGAGTACTACTATATATCACACTTGAGCTCGTCCCTTCGTCTTCACAACTCCCTCCCTTCTCCCTTCTAGCTCCGGCGACTTTTTTCTCAGTCTTATTCAGCTGATAACCTCGCCggcatttctcttcttttaaaaaaaaaacaaaagaaagtgatGGGGTCCGTATCTGCTGCTCTGTTACTGCTGCTTCTCTGTTTTCCGGTAGCTTTCTCCGGCCATGATTACGGTCAAGCTCTTTCCAAgagtcttctcttcttcgaaGCTCAGAGATCTGGCGTTCTCCCTCGTAACCAGA from Camelina sativa cultivar DH55 chromosome 7, Cs, whole genome shotgun sequence includes the following:
- the LOC109125520 gene encoding uncharacterized protein At4g04775-like, coding for MSNVSTNSTESSFRARGRVIGVPKRCWCGEGIMALTSKSDSNPYRRYYRCGFAVANKLRNDEHTFKWVDEAFVNEIDTLDAKTVELEKQLKDIRTERFELEKMVYEKMEKEIFEKVEDALDEAKSSNKRMMLIIVFLCMIMIGLSKLLG
- the LOC104705239 gene encoding uncharacterized protein LOC104705239 codes for the protein MAIVLAYADFRGDFDEEAHDRDEFHIDQLVNEFVDEPPVRHDVYPESDTDENGDGTEPVHTHIRHGDGHLYDKQTFFSGVAFKEAVTDYVLRTGNNLKQYRYDKDKIGFMCVGCNGDDGSRCEWKVYAAILPSDNMWRIRKFNDKHSCIPNGECEMFKVPHIARLFLDKIRDNPEYFMPMKMEEIIKERWKISVTRHQCQATRKKALIWIDKEYDEQFARLRDYAAEILESNKASHVEVECVTDDGGKDMFNRFYNKVKGQLLVALGRDANNGIYPIAWGVVKVENTDNWVWFMKLLKTDLGLNDGDGFIMVSDRQKGLIKAVQLELPKMEHRMCVQHIYGNLKKHHGNKTRMKPLLWDLAWSYNETDYKRHLERIYCYDIGVYNDVMRTNPKKWCRAFHKIESYCEDVDNNPTESFNSSINKAREKPFIAMLETIRRLAMVRIARRSAESYSHTGICTPYVALFLAKEHKYACESKVYSSTNGTYEVHHGLDKHRVCLKKMVCSCMKWQICGIPCEHAYAVIIEKTLVAENYVCQWFRTAMWRRNYTEGLVPQRGPRFWPETNAPNVCIPDDEDQDKGTKKKPDKKKKKGANESPTKKKPKEKKRILHYGFCGEANHNSRFHKKEFAKPSQGEPSEGSLTQA